The Miscanthus floridulus cultivar M001 chromosome 7, ASM1932011v1, whole genome shotgun sequence genome includes a region encoding these proteins:
- the LOC136464223 gene encoding uncharacterized protein yields MKRTAQHDAGGDDDNRSARNPSVRVSSGLVAMNQAAAPDNDNDRRRIPRVIRNAVDGAWERPPHHAGYSPAVPVQMAGAHRWARYDDVVAALRSLANSSLLEQEAREDARATIRGLYQHPAPFDTDVRFPEAELFLSVDHGTFGQCMNRIQKALLQVEAATKGYLSQRTVTACESFMEAVNHAAGTATFVRPEEPGKPVLYDRAVFEEAFQLAWTDA; encoded by the coding sequence ATGAAGCGAACAGCTCAGCACGACGCGGGCGGCGACGACGACAACCGCAGCGCTCGCAACCCGTCCGTCAGAGTCTCCTCTGGTCTCGTAGCCATGAACCAAGCTGCGGCACCCGACAACGACAACGACCGGCGCCGCATCCCCCGCGTCATCCGCAACGCCGTCGACGGCGCGTGGGAGCGGCCTCCCCACCACGCTGGCTACAGCCCGGCCGTGCCCGTCCAGATGGCCGGCGCCCACCGCTGGGCGCGCTACGACGACGTCGTGGCCGCGCTGCGCTCCCTCGCCAACTCAAGCCTCCTCGAGCAGGAGGCCCGCGAGGACGCGAGGGCGACCATTCGGGGCCTGTACCAGCACCCGGCGCCGTTCGACACCGACGTCCGCTTCCCCGAGGCGGAGCTCTTCCTGTCCGTCGACCACGGCACGTTCGGGCAGTGCATGAACCGCATCCAGAAGGCGCTGCTGCAAGTGGAGGCGGCCACCAAGGGGTATCTCTCGCAGCGCACCGTCACCGCGTGCGAGTCCTTCATGGAAGCTGTCAATCACGCGGCCGGAACGGCCACTTTCGTGCGGCCGGAGGAGCCCGGGAAGCCTGTGCTGTATGACCGGGCTGTTTTCGAGGAGGCTTTCCAGCTGGCCTGGACTGACGCGTGA
- the LOC136467528 gene encoding uncharacterized protein At1g51745-like isoform X1 — protein sequence MVGSSVEGGADGDGGCCGVGDTSPGTIVWVRRRNGSWWPGRILGPEELPPSQIMSPRSGTPVKLLGREDASVDWYNLEKSKRVKAFRCGEFDACIEKAEATQGTVVKKREKYARREDAILHALELERKQLASKYQTQGFRPGPPGNISACTKHRKDLGSTRYKSKKSKKRKDASVPADVKKEVGQCFLHAGSKRNFSESLTQGNVVSNHMGDLSHLRHSHGGATLENKERSTIVKKNRSDGSDFEDSLVSKSERRGPLSQVLQTSENLPPHLKQNDDLGALLIGENNNSSLATSRSRRSKYTYMASDSGETQSHSDLPSIKMSSTGADFENESYLQHPGYFSEEHTSSDFVEKQITESSERECSESETEDDAELLQNASVILPIESCAPDPYSVPVSDKFKHVDYDDNEVTYSTYVPQLNESEEEDGSSELGVSQWHMKGKRNNRNAAKRLVDMRDGNTWLNKYNGQLKGSLHNTNGGNPRKESMHTSGEQFFEESFYQIKVEPNYDSEETNLFEDVSHSEANLYFGKKYPSSLRTTRDLIRGYSYFNDYENDSSNVSPLNMDAERIYHVDRNAYWDGPSFYQRKLTSRFGGMGPMLFNVNLKVQASYQGEHVPLVSLMSRLNGKAIVGHPIQIEIVEDGSTDHLVFCGDSGMQESTAAPPAWPTGRRTAMQRVPRSNPSGALLDGDNEGGLVYSDYEMKPTLRKYSSSLNHQVKVNKKSSSNARRSSAKSHKKSSKKTNLRALSSISTAKKHHGEGGRAKAHWHNDIFGGLIRSEGAVPLVTCVPTKVVFTRILEAVGRPPPSVAHRVRMASPSVRDPP from the exons ATGGTGGGGAGCTCGGTGGAGGGAGGAGCGGACGGAGATGGGGGCTGCTGCGGCGTCGGGGACACCTCGCCCGGGACCATCGTGTGGGTGCGGCGGAGGAATGGGTCCTGGTGGCCCGGCAGGATCCTGGGCCCCGAGGAGCTCCCACCGTCGCAGATCATGTCGCCGAGGTCCGGCACGCCGGTCAAGCTCCTCGGCCGGGAAGACGCAAGCGT GGATTGGTACAACCTTGAGAAATCAAAACGTGTTAAAGCATTCAGGTGTGGAGAGTTTGATGCCTGTATTGAGAAGGCAGAGGCCACTCAAGGGACTGTTGTGAAGAAAAGAGAGAAATATGCACGGAGAGAAGATGCTATTCTTCATGCACTTGAATTGGAGAGGAAGCAGCTTGCATCAAAGTATCAGACTCAAGGTTTCAGACCTGGACCACCTGGTAATATTTCTG CTTGCACAAAACATCGCAAAGACCTTGGAAGTACTCGCTACAAGAGTAAAAAGAGCAAGAAGCGCAAAGATGCATCTGTTCCTGCTGATGTAAAAAAAGAAGTGGGACAATGTTTTCTACATGCTGGTTCAAAGAGAAACTTTTCAGAATCTCTTACTCAAGGAAATGTTGTCAGTAATCACATGGGTGATTTATCCCATTTGAGGCATTCTCATGGAGGTGCCACTTTAGAGAACAAGGAGAGGAGTACAATTGTGAAGAAAAATAGATCGGACGGAAGTGATTTTGAAGATTCTCTTGTTTCAAAATCAGAAAGACGCGGACCACTTTCTCAAGTATTGCAGACAAGTGAAAACTTGCCTCCTCACTTGAAGCAAAACGATGATTTGGGGGCTTTGTTAATTGGGGAGAATAATAATTCTTCACTTGCCACCTCCCGGTCCAGAAGAAGTAAATATACATACATGGCTAGTGATTCTGGTGAAACTCAGAGTCATAGTGATTTACCTTCTATAAAGATGTCTTCTACTGGAGCTGATTTTGAGAATGAAAGCTATCTTCAGCATCCTGGTTATTTTTCTGAGGAGCACACTTCTTCTGACTTTGTTGAGAAGCAAATAACTGAGTCTTCAGAGAGGGAATGCTCAGAAAGTGAGACTGAAGATGATGCTGAACTTCTGCAAA ATGCAAGCGTAATTCTACCTATAGAATCTTGTGCTCCTGATCCGTATTCTGTTCCAGTTTCTGATAAGTTCAAGCATGTGGATTATGATGACAATGAGGTGACATATTCTACTTATGTGCCCCAGTTGAATGAATCTGAGGAAGAGGATGGTTCTTCTGAGCTGGGGGTGTCTCAGTGGCACATGAAAGGTAAACGCAACAATCGTAATGCCGCGAAGAGATTAGTGGATATGAGAGATGGAAATACATGGTTAAACAAATACAATGGACAATTAAAAGGGTCTTTGCATAACACAAATGGTGGGAATCCCAGAAAAGAAAGTATGCACACATCTGGTGAGCAGTTTTTTGAGGAAAGCTTTTACCAAATTAAGGTGGAGCCCAATTATGATTCTGAGGAAACTAATTTATTTGAGGACGTGAGCCATTCAGAGGCTAACTTGTACTTTGGTAAAAAATACCCTTCATCCTTGAGAACCACAAGAGATCTTATCCGAGGCTACAGTTACTTTAATGACTATGAGAATGACTCTTCAAATGTTTCTCCCCTAAATATGGATGCTGAACGGATATATCATGTTGATCGGAATGCATATTGGGATGGACCTTCATTTTACCAAAGGAAGTTGACTTCACGTTTTGGTGGCATGGGACCAATGTTGTTCAATGTTAACCTCAAAGTTCAGGCCAGCTACCAAGGAGAGCATGTCCCTCTTGTCTCCTTAATGAGCAGACTTAATGGCAAAGCAATTGTTGGACACCCTATCCAAATTGAAATAGTTGAAGATGGTTCCACAGATCATCTGGTATTCTGCGGTGATAGTGGTATGCAAGAGAGCACAGCTGCTCCACCTGCTTGGCCAACAGGTAGAAGAACTGCCATGCAAAGAGTTCCCCGTTCAAATCCATCAGGAGCACTGTTGGATGGCGATAATGAAGGTGGTCTTGTGTATTCTGATTATGAGATGAAACCAACTTTAAGAAAGTACTCATCTTCTTTGAATCACCAGGTTAAGGTGAATAAGAAAAGCAGTTCGAATGCTAGGAGGTCATCAGCTAAGTCCCATAAGAAGTCATCCAAGAAAACAAACCTTAGAGCTCTCTCTTCCATTTCCACTGCAAAAAAACACCATGGAGAAGGTGGCCGAGCAAAGGCACATTGGCATAATGACATATTTGGTGGTTTAATCAGATCAGAAGGAGCAGTTCCTCTAGTGACATGTGTCCCAACGAAGGTTGTGTTCACTAGGATATTGGAAGCAGTTGGCAGGCCACCTCCATCTGTCGCTCACCGTGTTAGAATGGCTAGTCCTTCAGTGCGAGATCCTCCATAG
- the LOC136467528 gene encoding uncharacterized protein At1g51745-like isoform X2 encodes MVGSSVEGGADGDGGCCGVGDTSPGTIVWVRRRNGSWWPGRILGPEELPPSQIMSPRSGTPVKLLGREDASVDWYNLEKSKRVKAFRCGEFDACIEKAEATQGTVVKKREKYARREDAILHALELERKQLASKYQTQGFRPGPPACTKHRKDLGSTRYKSKKSKKRKDASVPADVKKEVGQCFLHAGSKRNFSESLTQGNVVSNHMGDLSHLRHSHGGATLENKERSTIVKKNRSDGSDFEDSLVSKSERRGPLSQVLQTSENLPPHLKQNDDLGALLIGENNNSSLATSRSRRSKYTYMASDSGETQSHSDLPSIKMSSTGADFENESYLQHPGYFSEEHTSSDFVEKQITESSERECSESETEDDAELLQNASVILPIESCAPDPYSVPVSDKFKHVDYDDNEVTYSTYVPQLNESEEEDGSSELGVSQWHMKGKRNNRNAAKRLVDMRDGNTWLNKYNGQLKGSLHNTNGGNPRKESMHTSGEQFFEESFYQIKVEPNYDSEETNLFEDVSHSEANLYFGKKYPSSLRTTRDLIRGYSYFNDYENDSSNVSPLNMDAERIYHVDRNAYWDGPSFYQRKLTSRFGGMGPMLFNVNLKVQASYQGEHVPLVSLMSRLNGKAIVGHPIQIEIVEDGSTDHLVFCGDSGMQESTAAPPAWPTGRRTAMQRVPRSNPSGALLDGDNEGGLVYSDYEMKPTLRKYSSSLNHQVKVNKKSSSNARRSSAKSHKKSSKKTNLRALSSISTAKKHHGEGGRAKAHWHNDIFGGLIRSEGAVPLVTCVPTKVVFTRILEAVGRPPPSVAHRVRMASPSVRDPP; translated from the exons ATGGTGGGGAGCTCGGTGGAGGGAGGAGCGGACGGAGATGGGGGCTGCTGCGGCGTCGGGGACACCTCGCCCGGGACCATCGTGTGGGTGCGGCGGAGGAATGGGTCCTGGTGGCCCGGCAGGATCCTGGGCCCCGAGGAGCTCCCACCGTCGCAGATCATGTCGCCGAGGTCCGGCACGCCGGTCAAGCTCCTCGGCCGGGAAGACGCAAGCGT GGATTGGTACAACCTTGAGAAATCAAAACGTGTTAAAGCATTCAGGTGTGGAGAGTTTGATGCCTGTATTGAGAAGGCAGAGGCCACTCAAGGGACTGTTGTGAAGAAAAGAGAGAAATATGCACGGAGAGAAGATGCTATTCTTCATGCACTTGAATTGGAGAGGAAGCAGCTTGCATCAAAGTATCAGACTCAAGGTTTCAGACCTGGACCACCTG CTTGCACAAAACATCGCAAAGACCTTGGAAGTACTCGCTACAAGAGTAAAAAGAGCAAGAAGCGCAAAGATGCATCTGTTCCTGCTGATGTAAAAAAAGAAGTGGGACAATGTTTTCTACATGCTGGTTCAAAGAGAAACTTTTCAGAATCTCTTACTCAAGGAAATGTTGTCAGTAATCACATGGGTGATTTATCCCATTTGAGGCATTCTCATGGAGGTGCCACTTTAGAGAACAAGGAGAGGAGTACAATTGTGAAGAAAAATAGATCGGACGGAAGTGATTTTGAAGATTCTCTTGTTTCAAAATCAGAAAGACGCGGACCACTTTCTCAAGTATTGCAGACAAGTGAAAACTTGCCTCCTCACTTGAAGCAAAACGATGATTTGGGGGCTTTGTTAATTGGGGAGAATAATAATTCTTCACTTGCCACCTCCCGGTCCAGAAGAAGTAAATATACATACATGGCTAGTGATTCTGGTGAAACTCAGAGTCATAGTGATTTACCTTCTATAAAGATGTCTTCTACTGGAGCTGATTTTGAGAATGAAAGCTATCTTCAGCATCCTGGTTATTTTTCTGAGGAGCACACTTCTTCTGACTTTGTTGAGAAGCAAATAACTGAGTCTTCAGAGAGGGAATGCTCAGAAAGTGAGACTGAAGATGATGCTGAACTTCTGCAAA ATGCAAGCGTAATTCTACCTATAGAATCTTGTGCTCCTGATCCGTATTCTGTTCCAGTTTCTGATAAGTTCAAGCATGTGGATTATGATGACAATGAGGTGACATATTCTACTTATGTGCCCCAGTTGAATGAATCTGAGGAAGAGGATGGTTCTTCTGAGCTGGGGGTGTCTCAGTGGCACATGAAAGGTAAACGCAACAATCGTAATGCCGCGAAGAGATTAGTGGATATGAGAGATGGAAATACATGGTTAAACAAATACAATGGACAATTAAAAGGGTCTTTGCATAACACAAATGGTGGGAATCCCAGAAAAGAAAGTATGCACACATCTGGTGAGCAGTTTTTTGAGGAAAGCTTTTACCAAATTAAGGTGGAGCCCAATTATGATTCTGAGGAAACTAATTTATTTGAGGACGTGAGCCATTCAGAGGCTAACTTGTACTTTGGTAAAAAATACCCTTCATCCTTGAGAACCACAAGAGATCTTATCCGAGGCTACAGTTACTTTAATGACTATGAGAATGACTCTTCAAATGTTTCTCCCCTAAATATGGATGCTGAACGGATATATCATGTTGATCGGAATGCATATTGGGATGGACCTTCATTTTACCAAAGGAAGTTGACTTCACGTTTTGGTGGCATGGGACCAATGTTGTTCAATGTTAACCTCAAAGTTCAGGCCAGCTACCAAGGAGAGCATGTCCCTCTTGTCTCCTTAATGAGCAGACTTAATGGCAAAGCAATTGTTGGACACCCTATCCAAATTGAAATAGTTGAAGATGGTTCCACAGATCATCTGGTATTCTGCGGTGATAGTGGTATGCAAGAGAGCACAGCTGCTCCACCTGCTTGGCCAACAGGTAGAAGAACTGCCATGCAAAGAGTTCCCCGTTCAAATCCATCAGGAGCACTGTTGGATGGCGATAATGAAGGTGGTCTTGTGTATTCTGATTATGAGATGAAACCAACTTTAAGAAAGTACTCATCTTCTTTGAATCACCAGGTTAAGGTGAATAAGAAAAGCAGTTCGAATGCTAGGAGGTCATCAGCTAAGTCCCATAAGAAGTCATCCAAGAAAACAAACCTTAGAGCTCTCTCTTCCATTTCCACTGCAAAAAAACACCATGGAGAAGGTGGCCGAGCAAAGGCACATTGGCATAATGACATATTTGGTGGTTTAATCAGATCAGAAGGAGCAGTTCCTCTAGTGACATGTGTCCCAACGAAGGTTGTGTTCACTAGGATATTGGAAGCAGTTGGCAGGCCACCTCCATCTGTCGCTCACCGTGTTAGAATGGCTAGTCCTTCAGTGCGAGATCCTCCATAG